GCGTAATATTGTTGGCGTCAATGGTAGTAGAAGTAGCTTTTGCCCTAGCTTCAATAACATCTTTCAGAGTTCCTCTTTCAAAATCTGCTGCTCCCTGTACGGTCTTAACGAGATTACCGATTAAATCACTTCTTCGTTGATATGAACTTTCCACATTGGCCCATTGTTTTGTAGCTTCCCCTTTCATATCTACAAGCATATTGTTTGTTCTCACGTACCATCCGCCAAGTATTACTGCCAGTACAACAAGTACGATTACAGCAATGATGCCTTTTTTCATTTTTTTGGTTTATTTAGTGTTAGTAGATAAGTGTATTATTGGTGTTTTTTGTTACGCTTTTATTTGAATTTTTAGCTTCCGACCTCGTATTTCTACCTTTTCAAAGTTGTTCCTTGATTTTTAAAAGCTCAGCTCTTACTTTCTGTAATTTTTGTACGACCTCAAAATTAGAAAGCGTTTTTTGTTTTTCTTCCCTTAAATGAATTTTTGCGCCTTCAAGGGTAAAGCCTCGTTCTTTGACCAAGTGATAGATCAACTGTAAATTTTTGATATCCTGTGGAGTGAATTTTCTATTGCCCTTGGCATTTTTTTTTGGTTGAAGTACATCAAACTCTTTTTCCCAAAACCGAATCAAAGAGGTGTTCACATTGAATGCTTTTGCCACTTCGCCAATGCCGTAATATCGTTTTTCGGGAAGGTCTATATGCATTAATCCAGGGATTGGTTTTCTTGGTTGGCGAATTTGAGCATGTTTTCAAACTCTTCTGCCGTTAAACTGCCATAGTAGAAATTAATGGGATTGATGCGCTCTCCGTCTTTAAAGACCTCGTAATGTAAGTGGGGGGCTTCAGAGCGTCCTGTGTTTCCAACAAAACCTATCAAATCGCCACGTTTTACCTTTTGGCCTTTACTAACATTGTATTTGCTCAAATGCGCATACAGTGACATATAGCCATATCCATGATCTATCCTAATGTGTTTTCCGTATCCGGACGAGCCATTATCGGCACGTTTGATCGTTCCATCTCCAGTTGCATAGATGGGAACGCCCCTGGGAGCGGTAAAATCCATGCCCCAATGCATTTTTCTTGCCTTGGTGAAAGGGTCGGAACGCCATCCGTAACCAGAAGCCATTCGGGTTAAGTCTTCATTACGTACAGGTTGAATGGCGGGTATGGATGCCAATAACTTTTCTTT
The nucleotide sequence above comes from Flagellimonas sp. HMM57. Encoded proteins:
- a CDS encoding M23 family metallopeptidase, translating into MSKVKYYYDPDTLSYRKIEPKKSKKYRNLFLFIVGAALFGFLGLVILLNTSLLNTPKELSLEREVNNYELQYEILMKKMEQMEQVLANIEDRDNNIYRLYFEANPIPEEQRKAGFGGINRYKSLEGFNNSEIIINATERLDIIQKQMVIQSKSLDEIAKLAEEKEKLLASIPAIQPVRNEDLTRMASGYGWRSDPFTKARKMHWGMDFTAPRGVPIYATGDGTIKRADNGSSGYGKHIRIDHGYGYMSLYAHLSKYNVSKGQKVKRGDLIGFVGNTGRSEAPHLHYEVFKDGERINPINFYYGSLTAEEFENMLKFANQENQSLD
- a CDS encoding MerR family transcriptional regulator, encoding MHIDLPEKRYYGIGEVAKAFNVNTSLIRFWEKEFDVLQPKKNAKGNRKFTPQDIKNLQLIYHLVKERGFTLEGAKIHLREEKQKTLSNFEVVQKLQKVRAELLKIKEQL